In the genome of Tripterygium wilfordii isolate XIE 37 chromosome 19, ASM1340144v1, whole genome shotgun sequence, one region contains:
- the LOC119985537 gene encoding uncharacterized protein LOC119985537, with amino-acid sequence MWTYLKSIDERVWMSVVTGYNVPESIDDDGNQILKPSENWTKADLENTGTNTVKRSKLQQLTAMFENLRMEKNEVFDDFYAKLSDIVNTSYTLGEPIESSKVVRKILRSLPERFTMKVAAIKESKDIDKIKVEELVVSLQTFEEESSSSKIEKKNKDPKSLQCFECKGFGYFAQECANHKKKPKVYQTTWSDDTEEESDAESEDEKDTPVAFPVTISDQRTKTSSEEDDSVIDICELRSAYEDMVKEGIKAKNERHIAIREKELLVQELAEARKVIKELKEEIAELEALKKPDVTSDIAYFIEAEAKRKSMLKKVCSNVNKFESGSNHLQNILDMQRTSKEMFGLGYEIGESSQMGAQKKTPKFVKFVPSTSKTLEQENQKCNKLNMVNAKNGRAPPQLRYENSYRFGHTAQPFHPQSFYKRQISQRFQPLAEDVTQDRLPRKLLEAKQPTQAPQANKQWVKSSESGCMFVQTALAAFKTNSWYLDSGCSRHMSGNKSFFTSFESFDGGKAKRSSNNCYTIPIEADISYNSSIVSTTDRRWYERLGHLNYQDLKKLSNKECQGLAQQKVCVVHANKVSKPRYHTRRFLHDKTETFEAFDDLYLLLENEKKDDGFNLTKIRIDHGTEFENAKFDAFCRSFGIKHEFSTPKTPQQSGVVERKKPVLQEMAKTMMHAKNVAQRFWAEAINTSCYISNQVHVRSRTKLTCYEL; translated from the exons ATGTGGACATATTTGAAGTCCATTGATGAACGAGTTTGGATGTCAGTTGTGACAGGGTACAATGTACCTGAGTCCATTGATGATGATGGTAACCAAATTCTTAAACCTTCTGAGAATTGGACTAAGGCTGACCTCGAAAATACAG GAACCAATACAGTTAAAAGGTCAAAGCTTCAACAACTTACCGCTATGTTTGAAAACTTAAGGATGGAAAAGAATGAGGTATTTGATGACTTCTATGCAAAGTTGAGTGATATTGTCAATACATCATATACTCTAGGAGAACCTATCGAATCAAGCAAAGTGGTAAGGAAAATTCTCAGATCTCTACCTGAAAGATTCACAATGAAGGTGGCAGCAATTAAAGAAAGCAAAGAtattgataaaataaaggtaGAAGAACTGGTTGTCTCACTACAAACTTTTGAG GAGGAATCTTCATCGtccaaaattgaaaagaaaaataaagatccAAAGTCTTTGCAATGCTTTGAGTGTAAAGGATTTGGATATTTTGCTCAAGAGTGTGCAAATCATAAAAAGAAGCCGAAGGTTTATCAGACCACTTGGAGCGATGATACAGAAGAAGAATCTGACGCTGAATCAGAGGATGAAAAGGATACTCCAGTAGCCTTTCCAGTTACCATAAGCGACCAAAGAACCAAAACAAGctcagaagaagatgattcaGTTATTGATATATGTGAGCTTCGGAGTGCCTATGAAGACATGGTTAAGGAAGGTATCAAGGCTAAAAATGAAAGACACATAGCTATTAGAGAGAAAGAACTTCTAGTGCAAGAACTAGCTGAAGCCAGAAAGGTAATCAAAGAGTTGAAGGAAGAAATAGCTGAGCTGGAAGCTTTGAAGAAACCTGATGTAACCTCTGATATAGCCTACTTTATAGAGGctgaagcaaaaagaaaaagcatgcTGAAAAAGGTTTGTTCTAATGTTAATAAATTTGAATCTGGTTCTAATCATTTACAAAACATACTTGATATGCAAAGGACGAGTAAGGAGATGTTTGGACTTGGATACGAAATAGGTGAAAGTTCACAAATGGGTGCACAAAAAAAGACCCCAAAATTTGTGAAGTTTGTTCCTTCCACCTCTAAGACCTTAGAGCAGGAAAATCAAAAGTGCAATAAACTGAACATGGTGAATGCTAAAAATGGGAGAGCACCTCCTCAGTTAAGGTATGAAAATTCTTACCGATTTGGCCACACAGCTCAACCATTCCATCCTCAATCCTTCTATAAGAGGCAAATTTCACAAAG gTTTCAACCGCTAGCTGAAGATGTAACTCAGGACAGGTTACCTAGAAAGCTACTTGAGGCAAAACAGCCTACACAAGCACCTCAAGCTAATAAACAATGGGTCAAGAGTTCAGAATCAGGGTGCATGTTTGTCCAGACAGCGTTAGCTGCATTCAAGACCAATTCTTGGTACCTGGACAGTGGCTGTTCACGACACATGAGCGGTAACAAATCATTTTTCacatcttttgagtcttttgatGGTGGAAAG GCTAAGAGATCTTCGAACAACTGCTATACTATCCCAATTGAAGCTGACATTTCATACAATTCTTCTATTGTTTCCACCACAGACAGGCGGTGGTATGAAAGACTTGGGCACCTCAACTATCAAGACTTGAAGAAATTGTCAAATAAGGAATGCCAAGGATTGGCTCAACAAAAGGTGTGTGTGGTCCATGCCAACAAGGTAAGCAAACCAAGGTACCACACAAGAAG GTTTTTGCATGACAAAACTGAAACATTTGAAGCCTTCGATGATCTGTATCTACtattggaaaatgaaaagaaagatgatggttttaatttgactaaaattagGATAGATCATGGAACTGAGTTTGAAAACgctaaatttgatgctttttgcAGAAGTTTTGGAATCAAACATGAGTTCTCTACCCCAAAGACTCCTCAGCAAAGTGGTGTTGTGGAGAGGAAGAAACCGGTGCTTCAAGAAATGGCAAAAACTATGATGCATGCAaagaatgttgcacaaaggttttgggctgaagcaataAACACTtcatgttatatctcaaatcAAGTTCATGTGAGATCTAGAACAAAACTCACGTGTTATGAACTCTGA